One genomic window of Cupriavidus malaysiensis includes the following:
- the queG gene encoding tRNA epoxyqueuosine(34) reductase QueG, which yields MIDRVAEAPAASSSRAAGAPAGTGDGHGTATVPAAAGLAALAQSIRGWGAELGFDAVRIADVDLSHAEAGLLEWLAQGFHGDMDYMANHGTRRARPAELVPGTVRAIVARMPYLPAGTGDGWRRSELARLDDPATAVISLYARGRDYHKVLRSRLQALASRIEAAIGPFGYRVFTDSAPVMEVALAGNGGLGWRGKHTLLLDRAAGSMFFLGEILVDIALPADPPEPGHCGQCRRCLDICPTQAILAPYRLDARRCISYLTIEHKGAIPEALRAPMGNRVYGCDDCQLACPWNKFARRATLPDFDVRNGFDAPDMAELFGWSEAEFNQRLEGSPIRRIGHERWLRNLAVGLGNSLRAASAAEGGDAALAARLRAALAARRDSASPLVREHIDWALAQDRAAAAGPGGN from the coding sequence ATGATCGACCGAGTCGCAGAAGCGCCAGCCGCCTCCTCTTCACGCGCCGCCGGCGCGCCGGCCGGGACCGGTGACGGCCACGGCACCGCAACCGTGCCCGCCGCCGCCGGGCTGGCGGCGCTCGCCCAGTCCATCCGCGGCTGGGGTGCCGAGCTGGGCTTCGATGCGGTGCGCATCGCCGACGTCGACCTCAGCCATGCCGAAGCCGGGCTGCTGGAATGGCTGGCGCAGGGCTTTCACGGCGACATGGATTATATGGCGAACCACGGCACCAGGCGCGCGCGGCCGGCCGAACTGGTGCCCGGCACGGTGCGCGCCATCGTGGCCCGCATGCCCTACCTGCCGGCCGGCACCGGCGACGGCTGGCGCCGCAGCGAGCTGGCGCGGCTGGACGACCCGGCCACCGCGGTGATTTCCCTGTATGCGCGCGGACGCGACTACCACAAGGTGCTGCGCAGCCGCCTGCAGGCGCTGGCCAGCCGCATCGAGGCGGCCATCGGGCCGTTCGGCTACCGCGTCTTCACCGACTCGGCGCCGGTGATGGAGGTCGCGCTGGCCGGCAACGGCGGGCTCGGCTGGCGCGGCAAGCATACGCTGCTGCTCGACCGCGCCGCCGGTTCGATGTTCTTCCTGGGCGAGATCCTGGTCGACATCGCGCTACCGGCCGACCCGCCGGAACCCGGTCACTGCGGCCAGTGCCGGCGCTGCCTGGACATCTGCCCGACCCAGGCCATCCTGGCACCCTACCGGCTCGACGCGCGCCGCTGCATCTCCTACCTGACCATCGAGCACAAGGGCGCGATCCCCGAGGCGCTGCGCGCGCCGATGGGCAACCGCGTCTACGGCTGCGACGATTGCCAGCTGGCCTGCCCCTGGAACAAGTTCGCGCGGCGCGCCACGCTGCCCGATTTCGATGTGCGCAACGGCTTCGACGCCCCGGACATGGCCGAACTGTTCGGCTGGAGCGAGGCGGAATTCAACCAGCGGCTGGAGGGCAGCCCGATCCGCCGCATCGGCCACGAGCGCTGGCTGCGCAACCTGGCGGTGGGACTGGGCAACAGCCTGCGCGCGGCGAGCGCGGCCGAAGGCGGCGATGCCGCCCTCGCCGCGCGCCTGCGCGCCGCCCTGGCGGCGCGCAGGGACAGCGCCAGCCCGCTGGTGCGCGAGCACATCGACTGGGCCCTGGCGCAGGACCGCGCAGCGGCCGCCGGGCCCGGCGGCAACTAG
- the tsaE gene encoding tRNA (adenosine(37)-N6)-threonylcarbamoyltransferase complex ATPase subunit type 1 TsaE, with protein MPLLEERSLPLPDETATAALGAALAQAVRILPPQAIHVQLSGDLGAGKTTLSRAILRALGHAGKVRSPTYTLCEPYQVARADGSPLTVYHFDLYRFADPEEWIDAGFRDCFAEPALSLVEWPEKAGTLLGEPDLHLLLQTDTAAADIAAEGRIALLRAYTPTGLTLLNAC; from the coding sequence ATGCCCCTGCTCGAAGAACGCTCCCTGCCCCTGCCCGACGAGACGGCCACCGCCGCCCTCGGCGCCGCGCTCGCCCAGGCGGTGCGCATCCTGCCGCCCCAGGCCATCCATGTGCAACTGTCCGGCGACCTCGGCGCGGGCAAGACCACGCTGTCGCGCGCCATCCTGCGGGCGCTGGGCCATGCGGGCAAGGTGCGCAGTCCCACCTACACGCTGTGCGAGCCCTACCAGGTGGCGCGCGCCGACGGCTCGCCGCTGACGGTCTACCACTTCGACCTCTACCGCTTCGCCGACCCCGAGGAGTGGATCGACGCCGGTTTCCGCGACTGCTTCGCGGAGCCGGCCCTGAGCCTGGTCGAATGGCCGGAGAAGGCCGGCACCCTGCTCGGGGAACCAGACCTGCATCTGTTGCTTCAAACGGACACGGCCGCGGCCGATATCGCAGCCGAGGGGCGCATCGCCTTGCTGCGCGCCTATACTCCCACTGGACTGACCTTGCTGAACGCATGCTGA
- the xerD gene encoding site-specific tyrosine recombinase XerD, whose product MNHPQDLGEALAAAEPAPADTALIERFCDALWLEDGLSRNTIDAYRRDLTLLARWLRHSGGGELTGVDDTALGAYFAARHHDTLASSANRRLTVFKRFFRWALREHLIAADPCLLLRPAKQPPRFPKTLSEAQVEALLDAPDTAAPLGLRDRTMLELMYASGLRVSELTQMRTVEIGLNEGVARVVGGKGGKERLVPFGLQAGDWLRRYLAEARPALLAGRACDALFVTQRGEGMTRQAFWHLIKRHAREAGIHAPLSPHTLRHAFATHLLNHGADLRVVQLLLGHADISTTQIYTHVARERLRELHRHHHPRG is encoded by the coding sequence ATGAACCATCCGCAGGACCTGGGCGAGGCGCTGGCCGCGGCGGAGCCGGCCCCCGCCGACACCGCGCTGATCGAGCGCTTCTGCGACGCGCTGTGGCTCGAGGACGGGCTGTCGCGCAATACCATCGATGCCTACCGCCGCGACCTGACCCTGCTGGCGCGCTGGCTGCGCCATAGCGGCGGCGGCGAACTGACCGGCGTCGACGATACGGCGCTGGGGGCCTATTTCGCCGCGCGCCACCACGACACGCTGGCATCGTCGGCCAACCGGCGGCTGACGGTGTTCAAGCGCTTCTTCCGCTGGGCCCTGCGCGAACACCTGATCGCGGCCGATCCCTGCCTGCTGCTGCGCCCGGCCAAGCAGCCGCCGCGCTTCCCCAAGACGCTCAGCGAGGCCCAGGTCGAGGCGCTGCTGGACGCGCCCGACACCGCCGCGCCGCTCGGCCTGCGCGACCGCACCATGCTGGAGCTGATGTACGCCAGCGGCCTGCGCGTGTCCGAGCTGACGCAGATGCGCACGGTGGAGATCGGCCTGAACGAGGGCGTGGCGCGCGTGGTGGGCGGCAAGGGCGGCAAGGAACGCCTGGTGCCCTTCGGCCTGCAGGCCGGCGACTGGCTGCGCCGCTACCTGGCCGAAGCCCGGCCGGCGCTGCTGGCCGGGCGCGCCTGCGACGCGCTGTTCGTCACGCAGCGCGGCGAGGGCATGACACGCCAGGCCTTCTGGCACCTGATCAAGCGCCATGCGCGCGAGGCCGGCATCCATGCGCCGCTGTCGCCGCACACGCTGCGCCATGCCTTCGCCACCCACCTGCTGAACCATGGCGCCGACCTGCGCGTGGTACAGCTGCTGCTGGGCCACGCCGACATCTCCACCACGCAGATCTATACCCACGTCGCGCGCGAGCGGCTGCGCGAACTGCACCGCCACCATCACCCGCGCGGTTAG
- a CDS encoding chalcone isomerase family protein, with the protein MPSGSTLPKPLRASRRQLAARCAAAALLCLAASGASAGMIAGLRLDDAARVGGRTLQLNGAGLRAGFLDKGYVAALYLPEKVRNATMVLGGSGPKRLQIRPLREVEPDTFIKALDKGLRINLSESQRQQIHDRLTQFGLTMNLIGTAHKGDVIDIDFTPDTGMVVAINGTPRGRPIPGEDFYQAVLRTYLGNNPVDRELKRGLLGG; encoded by the coding sequence ATGCCGTCCGGTAGCACCCTTCCCAAGCCGCTGCGCGCCAGCCGCCGCCAGCTTGCCGCGCGATGCGCGGCGGCCGCGCTGCTGTGCCTGGCGGCAAGCGGCGCAAGCGCCGGCATGATCGCGGGGCTGCGCCTGGACGACGCCGCCCGGGTCGGCGGCAGGACACTGCAGCTCAATGGTGCCGGCCTGCGCGCGGGCTTCCTCGACAAGGGCTATGTCGCCGCGCTCTACCTGCCCGAGAAGGTCCGCAACGCCACCATGGTGCTGGGCGGCAGCGGGCCCAAGCGCCTGCAGATCCGCCCGCTGCGCGAAGTCGAGCCCGACACCTTCATCAAGGCGCTCGACAAGGGGCTGCGCATCAACCTGAGCGAATCGCAGCGCCAGCAGATCCATGACCGGCTGACACAGTTCGGCCTCACCATGAACCTGATCGGCACGGCCCACAAGGGCGATGTGATCGATATCGATTTCACCCCGGACACCGGCATGGTGGTGGCCATCAACGGCACGCCGCGCGGCCGGCCGATCCCGGGCGAGGATTTCTACCAGGCGGTGCTGCGCACCTACCTGGGCAACAACCCGGTCGACCGCGAACTCAAGCGCGGCCTGCTCGGTGGCTAG
- a CDS encoding amidase has translation MHEDPCLLPATVLRERIARRELSPVELTEAVLARAARLQPELNCFITLCAEQAMGAARAAEQAQMAGRATGLLHGIPFTVKDIVNTQGVRTTFGALPHQHNVPAQDAVSVARLRAQGAILIGKTTTPEFGSKCLTDSPLFGRTRNAWSAARTCGGSSGGAAVAVASGIAPLAVATDGGGSTRIPAACNGVVGIKQSQGVIPHSQAQDLFGNQTYVTPTTRTVADTGLMMQVMAGEHECDPWSIGVPKPDYLEAAQARGDLRGRRVLYCLAPPGRPVAADVARAFEASLHRLETLGAELEPFSGEGFDVEPIWRAINHTVWRTRFAPIVAAHGDQLSDTFKRQIESAAAFSGVQYQQAMFERSALFLRVQALLQRADLLAMPTLTRTALPLDQDLFGTIDIDGQSLENVRAHWFPWTMPFNMTGHPAISLPCGFGDDGLPVGLQLVGRFRQDAMLLRAAALFESTHDLLARWPG, from the coding sequence ATGCACGAGGATCCCTGCCTCTTGCCCGCCACCGTGCTGCGCGAGCGCATCGCGCGCCGCGAGCTGTCGCCGGTGGAGCTGACCGAAGCCGTGCTGGCGCGAGCCGCCCGGCTCCAGCCCGAACTGAACTGCTTCATCACCTTGTGCGCCGAGCAGGCCATGGGCGCCGCGCGCGCCGCCGAGCAGGCGCAGATGGCGGGCCGGGCGACGGGGCTGCTGCACGGCATTCCCTTCACCGTCAAGGACATCGTCAACACGCAGGGGGTGCGCACCACCTTCGGCGCGCTGCCTCACCAGCACAATGTGCCGGCGCAGGACGCGGTCTCGGTGGCGCGCCTGCGCGCGCAGGGCGCCATCCTGATCGGCAAGACCACCACGCCCGAGTTCGGCTCCAAGTGCCTGACCGATTCGCCGCTGTTCGGCCGCACCCGCAACGCCTGGAGCGCCGCGCGCACCTGCGGCGGCTCCAGCGGCGGTGCCGCGGTGGCGGTGGCGAGCGGCATCGCGCCGCTGGCGGTCGCCACCGACGGCGGCGGCTCGACGCGCATCCCGGCCGCCTGCAACGGCGTGGTCGGCATCAAGCAAAGCCAGGGCGTGATCCCGCACAGCCAGGCCCAGGACCTGTTCGGCAACCAGACCTATGTCACGCCGACCACCCGCACCGTGGCCGACACCGGCCTGATGATGCAGGTCATGGCTGGCGAGCACGAGTGCGATCCCTGGTCGATCGGCGTGCCCAAGCCCGACTATCTCGAGGCCGCGCAGGCGCGCGGCGACCTGCGCGGCCGCCGCGTGCTGTACTGCCTGGCGCCGCCCGGACGCCCGGTGGCGGCCGATGTGGCACGCGCCTTCGAGGCCAGCCTGCACCGCCTGGAGACGCTCGGCGCCGAGCTGGAGCCGTTCTCCGGTGAGGGCTTCGATGTCGAGCCGATCTGGCGCGCCATCAACCACACGGTCTGGCGTACGCGCTTCGCCCCCATCGTGGCGGCCCACGGCGACCAGCTCAGCGACACCTTCAAGCGTCAGATCGAATCGGCGGCGGCCTTCAGCGGCGTGCAATACCAGCAGGCCATGTTCGAGCGCTCGGCCCTGTTCCTGCGCGTGCAGGCCCTGCTGCAGCGCGCCGACCTGCTGGCCATGCCCACGCTGACGCGCACCGCGCTGCCGCTCGACCAGGACCTGTTCGGCACCATCGATATCGACGGGCAGTCGCTGGAGAACGTGCGCGCGCACTGGTTCCCCTGGACCATGCCCTTCAACATGACCGGCCACCCCGCCATCAGCCTGCCCTGCGGCTTCGGCGACGACGGCCTGCCGGTCGGCCTGCAGCTGGTCGGCCGCTTCCGCCAGGACGCGATGCTGCTGCGCGCCGCCGCCCTGTTCGAATCGACCCACGACCTGCTGGCGCGCTGGCCCGGCTGA
- a CDS encoding AEC family transporter → MSSALLLLPDFSLILIGWLLVRYTSFDRVFWSGVERLVYFVLFPALLLQSTNSAQLDFSSTSAMLGLGLLVMGFGMAAGYAVRWVLRPDPVAFASGLQTAFRFNSYIGLALAARLGGGTGLAMMALLVGFTVPLANVVAVWALARHGESRLLAELARNPLILATAAGLGTNLLGLHAPEVLATTLNRLGSASTALGLITVGAGLQLRAASGSVGAMTWWTVVKLVAMPAFAWLVGRHLPLTPLQLQMVVLYASLPTASSCYILAVRMGGNGPMVAATISAMTVGAIVTMPFWMALLV, encoded by the coding sequence ATGTCCTCCGCCTTGCTGCTGTTGCCCGACTTCAGCCTGATCCTGATCGGATGGCTGCTGGTGCGCTATACCTCGTTCGACCGCGTGTTCTGGTCCGGCGTCGAGCGCCTGGTCTATTTCGTGCTGTTCCCGGCGCTTCTGCTGCAATCGACCAACAGTGCCCAGCTGGATTTCTCCTCCACCTCGGCCATGCTCGGCCTGGGGCTGCTGGTGATGGGTTTCGGCATGGCGGCCGGCTACGCGGTCAGGTGGGTGCTGCGCCCGGACCCGGTCGCCTTCGCCTCCGGCCTGCAGACCGCCTTCCGTTTCAATTCCTACATCGGCCTGGCCCTGGCTGCGCGCCTGGGCGGCGGCACCGGCCTGGCCATGATGGCCCTGCTGGTGGGCTTCACCGTGCCGCTGGCCAATGTGGTGGCGGTGTGGGCGCTGGCGCGCCATGGCGAATCGCGGCTGCTCGCCGAACTGGCGCGCAACCCGCTGATCCTGGCCACCGCGGCGGGGCTGGGCACCAACCTGCTGGGGCTGCACGCGCCGGAGGTGCTGGCGACCACCTTGAACCGGCTCGGCTCGGCCTCGACCGCGCTAGGCCTGATCACCGTCGGCGCGGGCCTGCAGCTGCGCGCCGCGAGCGGCTCGGTGGGCGCCATGACCTGGTGGACCGTGGTGAAGCTGGTCGCCATGCCGGCGTTTGCCTGGCTGGTCGGCCGCCACTTGCCGCTGACCCCGCTGCAATTGCAGATGGTGGTGCTGTACGCCTCGCTGCCGACCGCCTCGAGCTGCTACATCCTGGCAGTGCGCATGGGCGGTAACGGCCCAATGGTGGCGGCCACCATCTCGGCGATGACGGTCGGTGCCATCGTCACGATGCCGTTCTGGATGGCCTTGCTGGTCTAG
- a CDS encoding GntR family transcriptional regulator, whose amino-acid sequence MDETFAWQNRVRLVEEVAQVLRERIYRGDYPPGKPLRQVEISADLKISRTPLREALRLLEREGLVSAETARGVNVVNADFKQLMDAYALREMVDGLAARLAAQRLGERAGAALRAIVARQREALAPWQPQVYTAANVDFHATIIELADNAYLSRQLPIVHMTSQVFAPRVLFEADRARTAIDEHLRIVESIEQGDGEAAEALARAHIRNSMARLRALGAGGEDWVHPSKNQD is encoded by the coding sequence ATGGACGAAACGTTCGCGTGGCAGAACCGGGTGCGTCTGGTGGAGGAGGTGGCGCAGGTCCTGCGGGAGCGTATCTACCGGGGCGACTATCCGCCCGGCAAGCCACTGCGGCAGGTGGAGATCTCGGCAGACCTGAAGATCAGCCGCACGCCGCTGCGCGAGGCGCTGCGGCTGCTGGAGCGCGAAGGCCTGGTCAGCGCCGAGACGGCGCGCGGCGTCAACGTCGTCAACGCCGACTTCAAGCAGCTGATGGATGCCTACGCCCTGCGCGAGATGGTGGACGGGCTGGCCGCCCGGCTCGCCGCGCAGCGCCTTGGTGAGCGTGCCGGCGCTGCCCTGCGCGCCATCGTCGCGCGCCAGCGCGAGGCCCTGGCGCCGTGGCAGCCGCAGGTGTACACCGCGGCCAATGTGGACTTCCACGCCACCATCATCGAGCTGGCCGACAATGCCTACCTGTCACGTCAGCTGCCGATCGTCCATATGACCTCGCAGGTGTTCGCGCCGCGCGTGCTGTTCGAGGCAGACCGCGCGCGCACGGCGATCGACGAGCACCTGCGCATCGTCGAGTCGATCGAGCAGGGCGACGGCGAGGCGGCCGAGGCACTGGCGCGCGCGCACATCCGCAATTCGATGGCGCGCCTGCGCGCCCTGGGTGCCGGCGGCGAGGACTGGGTCCATCCATCCAAGAACCAGGACTAA
- a CDS encoding methylated-DNA--[protein]-cysteine S-methyltransferase — translation MPARFDAILPAPFGRVGVRADAAGIREIAYLPPDTPVKASADALVCRLAAQLEAYYADPDAPFDLPLALAGTGFRQRVWEAIRAVPRGATTTYGTIARQLDSMPRAVGQACGDNPLPLVIPCHRVVSQQGLGGFAHHSSGYLLDVKHWLLRHEGVLLL, via the coding sequence ATTCCTGCCCGCTTCGACGCCATCCTGCCGGCCCCCTTCGGCAGGGTGGGCGTGCGCGCGGACGCCGCCGGCATCCGCGAGATCGCCTACCTGCCGCCGGATACGCCCGTCAAGGCGAGCGCGGACGCGCTGGTGTGCCGGCTGGCCGCGCAGCTCGAGGCCTACTACGCCGACCCCGACGCCCCCTTCGACCTGCCGCTGGCCCTGGCCGGCACCGGTTTCCGCCAGCGTGTGTGGGAGGCCATCCGCGCGGTGCCGCGCGGCGCCACCACCACCTACGGCACGATCGCCCGACAGCTCGACAGCATGCCGCGCGCGGTTGGCCAGGCCTGCGGCGACAACCCGCTGCCGCTGGTGATTCCCTGCCATCGCGTGGTCAGCCAGCAGGGGCTGGGCGGCTTCGCCCACCACAGCTCGGGCTACCTGCTGGACGTCAAGCACTGGCTGCTGCGCCACGAAGGCGTGCTGCTGCTATGA
- a CDS encoding tripartite tricarboxylate transporter substrate binding protein BugE: MHKHSNIALALALAASASFAQAQSYPSKPIRLIIPFAPGGTTDIVGRGAADQMSRILGQPVVVENRAGGGGSIGADAIAKAAPDGYTIGISTVSTMAVNPACNPRLPFDPIKDFKPITNLANVANVIAVNPNFPAKSYKEFLAVLKANPGKYSYASSGTCGFGHMLGEQFKVATKTFIVHVPYRGAGPALNDVIAGQVPIMMDNLPSSMPFIKAGKLRPIVVAWNKRIDTMPDVPTFAEVGLKEPNDPAWYGLVAPAGTPDEVIAKLHDAAVKALQDKGFQERLRAAGAEPSGNTPAQHAAEIKKEFEKMKNLVKVQNIKLEQ; the protein is encoded by the coding sequence ATGCACAAGCACAGCAACATCGCACTGGCCCTGGCGCTGGCCGCCAGCGCTTCCTTCGCGCAGGCGCAGAGCTACCCCAGCAAGCCGATCCGCCTCATCATCCCGTTCGCACCCGGCGGCACCACCGACATCGTCGGCCGCGGCGCGGCCGACCAGATGAGCCGCATCCTGGGCCAGCCGGTGGTGGTCGAGAACCGCGCCGGCGGCGGCGGCTCGATCGGCGCCGACGCGATCGCCAAGGCGGCGCCGGACGGCTACACCATCGGCATCTCGACCGTGTCGACCATGGCGGTCAACCCCGCCTGCAACCCGCGCCTGCCGTTCGACCCGATCAAGGACTTCAAGCCCATCACCAACCTGGCCAACGTGGCCAACGTGATCGCCGTCAACCCGAACTTCCCGGCCAAGAGCTACAAGGAATTCCTGGCCGTGCTGAAGGCCAATCCGGGCAAGTATTCCTACGCCTCGTCCGGCACCTGCGGCTTCGGCCATATGCTCGGCGAGCAGTTCAAGGTTGCGACCAAGACCTTCATCGTGCACGTGCCCTACCGCGGCGCCGGCCCGGCCCTGAACGACGTGATCGCCGGCCAGGTGCCCATCATGATGGACAACCTGCCCTCCTCCATGCCCTTCATCAAGGCCGGCAAGCTGCGCCCGATCGTGGTGGCCTGGAACAAGCGCATCGACACCATGCCCGATGTGCCGACCTTCGCCGAAGTCGGCCTGAAGGAGCCGAACGATCCGGCCTGGTACGGCCTGGTGGCACCGGCCGGCACGCCCGACGAAGTCATCGCCAAGCTGCATGACGCCGCCGTCAAGGCGCTGCAGGACAAGGGCTTCCAGGAACGCCTGCGCGCCGCCGGCGCCGAGCCGTCCGGCAACACGCCGGCGCAGCACGCGGCCGAGATCAAGAAGGAATTCGAGAAGATGAAGAACCTGGTCAAGGTGCAGAACATCAAGCTGGAGCAGTAA